GGCAGCCTGCCCGCCACCTACACCGCCGACCTGCCCGGCCGCGCCGCCCCGGTCGCCCCGGTGCCGGTGCGGGTGCTCGATCCCCGCGTGTTCGGCCTGTGGGGCCAGGGCTTCGGCAGCTTCGGCCAGGCCCGCAGCGATGGCAACGCCGTCACCCTCAACCGCGACACCGCCGGCTTCGTGCTCGGCGCCGATCTGCGGCTGGAGAGCGGCATCACGCTCGGTGTGGCCGGCGGCTACACCCGCACCACCCTCGACGCACCCGGCCAGACGGCGAGCGGTACGATCGAGAGCGGGTTCGGCGGCGTCTATGGCGGCACCGAGGCCGGCCCCTTCGCCCTGCGCCTGGGGGCGGTCTATGCCGACAACAGCCTGCGCCTGCGCCGCAGCGTGGTCTTCCCCGGTGTCTCGGAGACCGAGAGCGCCCGCTACGGCGGTTCGACGGTGCAGGGCTTCGGCGAGATCGGCTACCGGATCGCGCTTGGAGCAGGCGTGCTCGGCAAGGCCTCGGTGGTCTCGGCATCCTACATCGAGCCGTTCGTGGGCGGGGCCTATGTCGGCATCGATCGCGACCGGTTCGCCGAGACGGGTGGCGTCGCGGCCCTGAGCGGCGCCTCGCGGTTGTCGGAGATCCCGACGCTGACGGCGGGCGTGCGCGGGCAGACGGAGGTCGATCTGGGCTTCGGCGCCCCGGTGTCGCTGCACGGGCTGGTGGGCTACCGGCGCGCCTTCGGGGACGTGATCCCGACGGCGTTGCTGGCCTTCGGGACGGGCCCGAGCTTCGTGACGGCGGGGATCCCGATCACCCGGGACGCGCTGGTGGCCTCGGCGGGGATGGATCTGCGGGTGTCGCGGGCGGCGACGATCGGGGTGTCGTATACCGGCCAGGTGGGTTCGCGGGCCGAGGACCACGCGGTGAAGGGGACCTTCACCTACCGGTTCTGAGCCTCGGCACAGGTGGGAAAGGGGGCGTGGCGCGAGCCGCGTCCTTTCATCGTGAATGGGCGCTCGCGGTGTCGCCCCCACCGGGGAGGCGGGACCGGCAACGAACCTGGGCCGACGAAGCGGATGGTGCTTTTTTCCAGAACGAGCCGGACGGGCCCCTGGCCGACCGCATCACCCCGCCTCATCGTCCCGGCGGCGCCATCCCCTTCTCCTCCAGGATCGGCGCGGCATCGGGGCCGGCAAGGTCGCGCAGGAGCGCCGATGCGGCCTCAGCCTGTTCGGCCCCCGCCGGGATCTTGCCCGCATAGGTCGTGACGTTCTGCACCTCCGCCGGAAGCGGGCCGACGAGGCGTGTGCCGGCGACGGCCAGCAGCTCGCTCGTCTGCTGCAGCGCGAGGTCGGCCTCACCCGAGACGAGGCGCGACGCCGCGAGGCCGCCGCGCACCAGCACGAGCTTGTCCTTCATCCGGTCCGCGATGCCGAGGCGCTCGAAGAGCCCCGCGAGGTAGATCCCGCTCGATCCGCCGGAGGCCGGATCCACCATGGCGACGGCCCGCGCCCGCAGCAGCGCCTCGCGGAAAGCCGCCGGGGTGGCGATGTCCGGCAGCGGCGCCCCGTCCCGGACCGCGACACCGATCCCGACCTTGGCGAGCGGCACCGGCGGCGCGCCGGCGAGGCGGGCCTCGCGGATCAAGTCGGAGAGGACATCCAGCGTCAGAATGACGAGGTCGGCCCGGGCGCCGCCGCGGATCGCCTGCGCGATCGCTCCGGCAGTGTCGTTGCGCATCGTGACCTTGTGGCCGGTGCGCTGCTCGAAACGCGGCACCAGAACCGCCGCGACGGGCTTGTACGCCCCCGTGGTCAGCAGCGTGATCTCCGCCGCCTGCGCTGGCGCGC
This sequence is a window from Methylobacterium sp. SyP6R. Protein-coding genes within it:
- a CDS encoding molybdate ABC transporter substrate-binding protein, coding for MRRLTTLIRGLRRAGGGASLILALGAPAQAAEITLLTTGAYKPVAAVLVPRFEQRTGHKVTMRNDTAGAIAQAIRGGARADLVILTLDVLSDLIREARLAGAPPVPLAKVGIGVAVRDGAPLPDIATPAAFREALLRARAVAMVDPASGGSSGIYLAGLFERLGIADRMKDKLVLVRGGLAASRLVSGEADLALQQTSELLAVAGTRLVGPLPAEVQNVTTYAGKIPAGAEQAEAASALLRDLAGPDAAPILEEKGMAPPGR